One stretch of Streptomyces sp. R21 DNA includes these proteins:
- the fdhD gene encoding formate dehydrogenase accessory sulfurtransferase FdhD: protein MGRVTERRKVIRIRDGAVSTRPDTLVAEEPLEIRLNGNALAITMRTPGDDFPLAAGFLVSEGVLGAADELQSIVYCAGATVDGSNTYNVVDVRTAPGVVIPDITLERNVYTTSSCGLCGKASLDAVRTTARWAIDDTHGGTTPPVRLEPELLASLPDRLRAAQRVFDRTGGLHAAALFTEDGELLDIREDVGRHNAVDKLVGRALQNGQLPLSRTVLLVSGRASFELAQKAVMAGIPVLAAVSAPSSLAVDLAAETGLTLVGFLRGASMNVYAGEHRIALRAAAAQG from the coding sequence ATGGGACGAGTCACGGAACGACGCAAGGTGATCCGTATCCGGGACGGGGCGGTCTCCACCCGCCCGGACACGCTCGTCGCCGAGGAACCTCTGGAGATCCGGCTCAACGGCAACGCGCTCGCGATCACCATGCGCACGCCGGGCGACGACTTCCCGCTCGCCGCGGGCTTCCTGGTCAGCGAGGGCGTGCTGGGCGCGGCGGACGAGCTGCAGAGCATCGTGTACTGCGCGGGCGCCACCGTGGACGGTTCGAACACGTACAACGTGGTGGACGTGCGGACGGCGCCGGGCGTCGTCATACCGGACATCACGCTGGAGCGGAACGTGTACACCACGTCGTCCTGCGGGCTGTGCGGCAAGGCGAGCCTGGACGCGGTCCGTACGACGGCCCGCTGGGCGATCGACGACACGCACGGCGGCACCACTCCCCCGGTGCGGCTCGAACCCGAACTGCTCGCGAGCCTCCCCGACCGGCTGCGGGCGGCCCAGCGGGTCTTCGACCGGACCGGGGGCCTGCACGCGGCGGCTCTGTTCACGGAGGACGGCGAGCTCCTCGACATCCGGGAGGACGTGGGCCGGCACAACGCGGTCGACAAGCTCGTCGGCCGGGCCCTGCAGAACGGGCAGCTGCCGCTCTCCCGCACCGTCCTGCTGGTCTCGGGCCGCGCCTCCTTCGAGCTGGCGCAGAAGGCGGTCATGGCGGGCATCCCGGTCCTGGCGGCGGTCTCGGCGCCGTCGTCCCTGGCGGTCGACCTGGCCGCGGAGACGGGCCTGACGCTGGTCGGCTTCCTGCGTGGAGCCTCCATGAACGTGTACGCGGGCGAGCACCGTATCGCTCTGCGGGCCGCGGCCGCCCAGGGCTGA
- a CDS encoding isochorismatase family protein, with translation MTAPGTEPRLALDPARTALVLVDLMDRIVALPLEPHKGTEVLTRAEELATSFRSAGAPVVLIRVERPGIAEQPPGSSLAAGLAAEGDIEIVKRTIGGFQDTGLHERLRERGVTTLVFGGIATNLGVESTARAGGDLGYDLVFVEDAMAAFTAAEHEASVRLDFPRLGTVGRAQDVRFAKG, from the coding sequence ATGACCGCACCCGGAACCGAACCCAGACTCGCCCTCGACCCGGCCCGTACGGCCCTTGTCCTCGTCGACCTGATGGACCGCATCGTCGCGCTGCCCCTGGAACCCCACAAGGGCACTGAAGTCCTCACCAGGGCCGAGGAGTTGGCGACATCGTTCCGCTCCGCGGGAGCACCCGTCGTGCTCATCCGCGTCGAGCGCCCCGGGATCGCCGAGCAGCCGCCCGGCAGCTCGCTCGCCGCCGGACTCGCGGCCGAGGGCGACATCGAGATCGTGAAACGGACCATCGGCGGGTTCCAGGACACCGGCCTGCACGAGCGGCTGCGCGAACGCGGCGTCACCACCCTCGTGTTCGGCGGGATCGCCACCAATCTCGGCGTCGAGTCCACCGCCCGCGCCGGCGGGGACCTCGGCTACGACCTGGTCTTCGTCGAGGACGCGATGGCCGCCTTCACTGCCGCCGAACACGAGGCGTCGGTGCGGCTGGACTTCCCGAGGCTGGGGACGGTGGGGCGCGCACAGGACGTGAGATTCGCGAAGGGCTGA
- a CDS encoding MarR family winged helix-turn-helix transcriptional regulator, with protein sequence MPAAPAPRPEPASPSAQASLSAPRAIRTLPSWLLGRAAARGRGLVAEALAAEGIKMWHHVVLSAVCDLGPVAQAALGRSIQLDPKDLVGVLNDLQTAGLVVREPDPKDRRKNAVSLTEEGGRLLKRCEKAARAANEALLSSLSTAEREQFMDLLIRISGTDG encoded by the coding sequence ATGCCCGCCGCACCCGCTCCGCGTCCCGAACCCGCCTCTCCTTCCGCGCAGGCTTCTCTCTCCGCGCCCCGCGCGATCCGTACGCTCCCGAGCTGGCTCCTCGGCCGGGCCGCCGCCCGCGGCCGAGGTCTGGTCGCAGAGGCGCTGGCCGCCGAGGGCATCAAGATGTGGCATCACGTGGTGCTCAGTGCCGTCTGCGACCTCGGACCCGTCGCCCAGGCCGCACTCGGCCGCAGCATCCAGCTCGACCCCAAGGACCTGGTCGGTGTCCTCAACGACCTCCAGACCGCGGGCCTCGTCGTCCGCGAACCGGATCCGAAGGACCGCCGGAAGAACGCGGTGTCACTCACAGAGGAGGGCGGGCGGCTGCTGAAGCGCTGCGAGAAGGCGGCGCGCGCGGCGAACGAGGCGCTTCTGTCCTCCCTCTCCACCGCCGAACGGGAGCAGTTCATGGACCTGTTGATCCGGATTTCCGGTACGGACGGCTGA
- a CDS encoding zinc-binding alcohol dehydrogenase family protein, with translation MRRVRYEHTGGPLFMEEVPVPAAGPGELLVRTEAIGVTLPVVRKVTEAAEPIALGGEIAGEVVAVGEGVTRCRVGDRVTGLCFGHGYADFALLNEVMASPVPSGASAVDAVALVRSGLVAFGALEAARPAPGEAALVTGAASGVGQLAVQLARLRGASRVVGAVSAPGKAGFVRGLGADEVVLYDATGWGEPVDYVLDAVGGDLLTPAVAALAPGGRLVAYSSGGGTIQAYDLLVGAKSVIGFQMALIARGRPELYERWRQELWRLFADGALRPAVHGQFTLEDAAKAHAVIESRGNLGKVVLVP, from the coding sequence ATGCGTCGCGTCCGGTACGAGCACACGGGTGGCCCGCTGTTCATGGAGGAGGTGCCCGTCCCCGCCGCAGGACCCGGAGAGCTGCTCGTGCGCACCGAGGCGATCGGTGTGACCCTGCCCGTCGTGCGCAAGGTGACCGAGGCGGCCGAGCCGATCGCGCTCGGGGGCGAGATAGCCGGGGAGGTCGTCGCCGTGGGCGAGGGCGTCACCCGCTGCAGGGTGGGCGATCGCGTCACCGGCCTCTGCTTCGGGCACGGGTACGCCGACTTCGCGCTGCTCAACGAGGTCATGGCTTCACCCGTTCCCTCGGGTGCAAGCGCGGTCGACGCCGTCGCCCTCGTCCGCAGCGGCCTGGTCGCGTTCGGCGCACTGGAGGCCGCGCGCCCCGCGCCCGGCGAGGCGGCGCTGGTGACCGGGGCGGCGAGCGGCGTCGGACAGCTGGCCGTCCAGCTCGCCCGGCTGCGCGGGGCGTCACGCGTCGTCGGCGCCGTGTCCGCGCCCGGCAAGGCCGGCTTCGTGCGCGGACTCGGAGCCGACGAGGTGGTCCTGTACGACGCCACGGGCTGGGGCGAGCCCGTCGACTACGTGCTCGACGCGGTCGGCGGCGACCTGCTCACCCCGGCCGTCGCCGCCCTCGCGCCGGGCGGACGGCTCGTCGCGTACAGCTCGGGCGGCGGGACGATCCAGGCGTACGACCTGCTGGTGGGCGCCAAGTCGGTGATCGGCTTCCAGATGGCGCTGATCGCCCGCGGCCGGCCGGAGTTGTACGAGCGGTGGCGCCAGGAACTGTGGCGGCTGTTCGCGGACGGCGCCCTGCGCCCTGCCGTGCACGGGCAGTTCACACTGGAGGATGCCGCGAAGGCCCACGCGGTGATCGAGTCGCGGGGCAACCTCGGCAAGGTGGTTCTGGTCCCCTGA
- a CDS encoding exo-alpha-sialidase — protein sequence MPSSLRARLRSTLVAALTAGLTTAALLASPSPAGAQPAGATGEFEQQVLFKASQDPGYACFRIPAVVKTTDGTLLAFSEGRVDNCGDAGDIDIVLKRSDDGGRTWGPLQVVNEGAGDTHGNPAPMVDRETGRIVLAETYNTGRTDSASCSTPCDRTPHLQYSDDDGLTWSQPRDLSDEILPANWNSWYATGPVHGIQLTRGRHAGRLVFGVNTETWNGSRVTANNAALITSDDGGDHWEVGATDSWPIADDGTFRQKPSEVTITERVDGSVLISGREQDGTDLGHRTQTVSRDGGDSFVAPFRDIPDLYAPQVQGSTLRLGDRILLSCPGDPDRRRTMMIRSSYDGGRTWDSVDRGTVVTTDWSGYSDMVRVDGSTVGLMYEGGAVDARDEIRFARFTEDWLKPRRGPDPTTADLAPGARRAAVLGGATETDGVFGGALSFDGADDAVRLPYRDQLPLGAKDFTASLWFRYTATTGEQPLLWMGGIGTSQPQVWLRGEPASNRITGLITTRNGAAAPASAFVRTAGAYNDGQWHQLVLRRGGGLLTLFVDGTAISTADVPGSVSRNSPFGVHIGQRMDSRAYFTGAIDEVRVWDRALSDEELTGVRTGKVPATRDTVLWLPMDHVSGSH from the coding sequence ATGCCGTCAAGCCTCCGCGCACGTCTCAGATCCACGCTCGTAGCAGCCCTGACCGCCGGGCTCACCACCGCTGCGCTGCTCGCCTCACCGAGCCCGGCGGGCGCCCAACCGGCAGGCGCCACCGGAGAGTTCGAACAGCAGGTGCTCTTCAAGGCCTCGCAGGATCCCGGCTACGCCTGCTTCCGCATTCCCGCCGTCGTGAAGACCACCGACGGCACCCTGCTCGCCTTCTCCGAAGGCCGGGTCGACAACTGCGGGGACGCGGGCGACATCGACATCGTCCTCAAGCGGTCGGACGACGGCGGGCGCACCTGGGGCCCGCTCCAGGTCGTCAACGAGGGCGCGGGTGACACGCACGGCAACCCCGCCCCCATGGTGGACCGCGAGACCGGCCGGATCGTGCTGGCGGAGACCTACAACACGGGCCGTACGGACAGCGCCAGTTGCTCGACCCCCTGCGACCGCACCCCGCATCTCCAGTACAGCGACGACGACGGGCTGACCTGGTCGCAGCCGCGCGACCTGAGTGACGAGATCCTCCCGGCGAACTGGAACTCCTGGTACGCCACCGGACCCGTGCACGGCATCCAGCTCACCCGCGGCCGGCATGCGGGCCGGCTCGTCTTCGGGGTCAACACCGAGACGTGGAACGGCAGTCGGGTCACCGCCAACAACGCGGCGCTCATCACCAGCGACGACGGCGGCGACCACTGGGAGGTCGGCGCGACGGACTCGTGGCCGATCGCCGACGACGGCACCTTCCGCCAGAAGCCGTCCGAGGTGACGATCACCGAGCGCGTCGACGGTTCCGTTCTCATCAGCGGGCGCGAGCAGGACGGCACCGACCTCGGCCACCGCACCCAGACGGTGAGCCGCGACGGCGGCGACAGTTTCGTCGCGCCCTTCCGCGACATCCCCGACCTCTACGCGCCCCAGGTCCAGGGCTCCACCCTGCGGCTGGGCGACCGCATCCTGCTGTCCTGCCCCGGCGACCCGGACCGCCGCCGCACGATGATGATCCGCTCCTCCTACGACGGCGGCCGCACCTGGGACAGCGTGGACCGCGGCACGGTCGTGACCACGGACTGGTCCGGCTACTCGGACATGGTGCGGGTCGACGGCAGCACCGTGGGGCTGATGTACGAGGGCGGCGCCGTCGACGCCCGCGACGAGATCCGCTTCGCGCGGTTCACCGAGGACTGGCTGAAGCCGCGCCGCGGCCCGGACCCGACGACCGCGGACCTCGCGCCGGGCGCCCGGCGTGCGGCGGTCCTCGGCGGCGCCACCGAGACGGACGGCGTGTTCGGCGGCGCCCTGTCCTTCGACGGCGCCGACGACGCCGTACGACTGCCGTATCGCGACCAACTCCCTCTCGGAGCGAAGGACTTCACGGCATCGCTGTGGTTCCGCTACACCGCCACGACCGGTGAGCAGCCGCTGCTGTGGATGGGCGGGATCGGCACCTCGCAGCCGCAGGTGTGGCTGCGAGGTGAGCCCGCGTCGAACCGGATCACCGGGCTGATCACGACCAGGAACGGCGCGGCGGCTCCGGCCTCGGCCTTCGTGCGCACCGCCGGCGCGTACAACGACGGCCAGTGGCACCAGTTGGTGCTGCGCCGCGGCGGCGGCCTGCTCACGCTGTTCGTGGACGGCACGGCGATCAGCACGGCGGACGTGCCCGGCTCGGTCAGCCGCAACTCGCCGTTCGGGGTGCACATCGGCCAGCGGATGGACAGCCGGGCGTACTTCACCGGCGCCATCGACGAAGTACGGGTCTGGGACCGGGCGTTGAGCGACGAGGAGCTGACGGGCGTGCGCACCGGAAAGGTGCCGGCGACGCGGGACACCGTTCTGTGGCTGCCCATGGACCATGTGAGCGGCAGCCACTAA
- a CDS encoding DUF4185 domain-containing protein produces MPDDARARRQAGTGLGIILALVCAAVLLTALPDDREGGGTCAARTVRSWSADTRLTGEFARYGDDATRMDDWTGGDGTHSVRLPDGRMLWLFSDTYLGPVHAPPNPVGESFAWRDTSAPLVRNSAVVMSASGRLESTLPTPVFPDPGPQQWRWPVAARVEPRSPGSSDQVVRVLLWTRTTGQAPWIYGVPTATEVATLSLPDLRLEGIRTILDQRSVADASQRVLYGTSAVDAGEWTYVFGGDDLQAASRPASQAYVARVPRGRLGEPGAWEYWDGKQWAVRARAKPVLGDGQRRGVGSAFTVVRDGGTYVLFTMAAGTEGLTTITSYWACSPTGPWQGPTRSFSPSLPEGEVAAYNPQAHPALSGDGRLVLSYDVNWLDATGASAQANLSRNVSLYRPRFVTLRLGSGS; encoded by the coding sequence GTGCCCGACGACGCACGAGCACGACGGCAGGCCGGGACCGGGCTGGGGATCATCCTGGCCCTGGTCTGCGCGGCCGTGCTGCTCACCGCCCTCCCGGACGACCGGGAGGGCGGCGGCACATGCGCCGCGCGTACGGTGCGGTCCTGGTCCGCGGACACGAGGCTGACGGGCGAGTTCGCCCGGTACGGGGACGACGCCACGCGCATGGACGACTGGACCGGCGGCGACGGCACCCACTCGGTGCGGCTGCCGGACGGGCGGATGCTGTGGCTGTTCTCCGACACCTATCTCGGCCCGGTGCACGCGCCGCCGAACCCGGTCGGCGAGTCGTTCGCCTGGCGCGACACCTCGGCACCGCTGGTGCGCAACTCGGCGGTGGTGATGTCCGCGTCGGGCCGCCTGGAGAGCACGCTCCCCACGCCCGTGTTCCCCGACCCGGGGCCGCAGCAGTGGCGCTGGCCGGTGGCCGCGCGGGTCGAACCGCGCTCCCCCGGCTCCTCGGACCAGGTCGTCCGCGTCCTGCTGTGGACCCGTACGACGGGCCAGGCACCGTGGATCTACGGCGTGCCCACGGCGACCGAGGTCGCCACGCTCTCACTGCCCGATCTCCGGCTCGAAGGCATCCGGACGATCCTCGACCAGCGCTCCGTCGCGGACGCCTCGCAGCGCGTGCTGTACGGCACCTCGGCGGTCGACGCGGGCGAGTGGACGTACGTCTTCGGCGGCGACGATCTCCAGGCGGCCTCCCGTCCGGCTTCGCAGGCGTACGTGGCCCGCGTGCCGCGCGGCAGGCTCGGCGAGCCGGGCGCCTGGGAGTACTGGGACGGCAAGCAGTGGGCGGTCCGGGCGCGGGCGAAGCCGGTACTCGGGGACGGGCAGCGCAGGGGCGTGGGCAGCGCCTTCACGGTGGTGCGCGACGGCGGCACGTACGTGCTGTTCACGATGGCCGCCGGCACCGAGGGGCTGACGACGATCACCTCGTACTGGGCGTGCTCGCCGACGGGCCCCTGGCAGGGGCCCACCCGCAGCTTCAGCCCGTCGCTGCCCGAGGGCGAGGTGGCGGCGTACAACCCGCAGGCGCATCCGGCACTGAGCGGCGACGGACGGCTGGTGCTGAGCTACGACGTCAACTGGCTGGACGCGACGGGCGCTTCGGCGCAGGCCAACCTCAGTCGGAACGTGTCCCTGTACCGACCGCGATTCGTGACGCTGCGGCTGGGGTCGGGTTCGTAG
- a CDS encoding bile acid:sodium symporter family protein — protein sequence MPIDPYILLLLGTVGLAALFPARGTGADIASGASTAAIAFLFFLYGARLSTREALDGLRHWRLHGTVLACTFVVFPLLGLAARGLVPVLLTHPLYQGLLFLTLVPSTIQSSIAFTSIARGNVPAAICAGSFSSLAGIVITPLLAAALLGNSGGGFSADSLVKIVLQLLVPFLAGQLLRRWIGGFITRHKKILGLVDRGSILLVVYTAFSEGMVQGIWHQVSAVRLAGLLVVEAVILAVMLALTWYGGKALRFNREDRIAIQFAGSKKSLASGLPMASVLFGAHASLAVLPLMLFHQMQLMVCAVIAKRRARDPEAATNPTPAAASRIAVGTGTRSD from the coding sequence ATGCCGATCGACCCGTACATACTGCTGTTGCTCGGGACAGTGGGCCTCGCGGCCCTCTTCCCGGCGCGGGGCACGGGTGCCGACATCGCCTCGGGCGCGTCCACGGCCGCGATCGCCTTCCTCTTCTTCCTCTACGGGGCGCGCCTGTCGACCCGTGAGGCGCTCGACGGCCTGCGCCACTGGCGACTGCACGGCACGGTCCTCGCCTGCACCTTCGTCGTCTTCCCGCTGCTCGGCCTCGCCGCCCGCGGCCTGGTGCCGGTGCTCCTCACGCACCCCCTCTACCAGGGCCTGCTGTTCCTCACCCTCGTGCCGTCGACCATCCAGTCGTCGATCGCCTTCACCTCCATCGCGCGCGGCAACGTGCCGGCCGCGATCTGCGCGGGCTCCTTCTCCTCGCTCGCCGGCATCGTCATCACCCCGCTGCTGGCGGCGGCGCTGCTCGGCAACAGCGGCGGCGGCTTCTCCGCGGACTCCCTCGTCAAGATCGTGCTGCAACTCCTCGTGCCGTTCCTGGCCGGGCAGTTGCTGAGGCGTTGGATCGGCGGGTTCATCACCCGGCACAAGAAGATCCTCGGACTCGTCGACCGCGGATCGATCCTGCTCGTCGTCTACACCGCGTTCAGCGAGGGCATGGTGCAGGGCATCTGGCACCAGGTCAGCGCCGTCCGCCTCGCCGGGCTGCTCGTCGTCGAGGCGGTGATCCTCGCCGTGATGCTGGCCCTCACCTGGTACGGCGGGAAGGCGCTGCGCTTCAACCGGGAGGACCGGATCGCCATCCAGTTCGCCGGGTCGAAGAAGTCCCTCGCCTCCGGACTCCCTATGGCGAGCGTCCTGTTCGGCGCGCACGCCTCGCTCGCCGTGCTGCCGCTGATGCTCTTCCACCAGATGCAGTTGATGGTGTGCGCGGTCATCGCCAAGCGCCGGGCCCGCGACCCGGAGGCGGCTACGAACCCGACCCCAGCCGCAGCGTCACGAATCGCGGTCGGTACAGGGACACGTTCCGACTGA
- a CDS encoding LysR substrate-binding domain-containing protein, with product MYDPSQLRTFLAVAQTLSFTRAARRLGLRQSTVSQHVRRLEDATGRQLFSRDTHSVELTEDGEAMLGFARRILEVQEQAAAFFTGTRLRGRLRFGASEDFVLTRLPEILEGFRSDHPEVDLELTVELSGTLHEQLAAGKLDLVLAKRRPQDPQGELVWHDRLVWIGAERLRLDPDRPVPLIVYPPPGITRALALEALERQGRPWRIACTSGSLNGLIAAARAGLGVMAHSRGLVPPGLVRVPDRAGLPELGAVDFVLVHGRRRASAQDAADALATAILAGGDRLHRG from the coding sequence ATGTACGACCCTTCCCAGTTGCGTACGTTTCTGGCGGTGGCCCAGACCCTGAGCTTCACCCGGGCCGCCCGCCGGCTCGGGCTGCGTCAGTCCACGGTGAGCCAGCATGTGCGCCGCCTGGAGGACGCCACCGGGCGCCAGCTCTTCTCCCGCGACACCCACTCCGTGGAGCTGACGGAGGACGGCGAGGCGATGCTCGGCTTCGCCCGGCGGATCCTGGAGGTGCAGGAGCAGGCGGCGGCGTTCTTCACGGGCACCAGGCTGCGCGGGCGGCTGCGCTTCGGCGCCTCCGAGGACTTCGTGCTGACCCGGCTCCCGGAGATCCTGGAGGGCTTCCGCTCCGACCACCCCGAAGTGGATCTGGAGCTGACGGTCGAGCTCTCCGGCACCCTGCACGAACAACTGGCCGCCGGGAAGCTGGACCTGGTGCTCGCGAAGCGGCGGCCGCAGGACCCACAGGGCGAACTCGTCTGGCACGACCGGCTGGTGTGGATCGGCGCGGAGCGGCTCCGCCTCGACCCCGACCGCCCCGTCCCGCTGATCGTCTACCCGCCGCCGGGCATCACCCGCGCGCTGGCCCTGGAAGCCCTGGAACGCCAGGGCCGGCCGTGGCGCATCGCCTGCACCAGCGGCAGCCTCAACGGCCTGATCGCGGCGGCCCGAGCGGGCCTCGGTGTGATGGCGCACTCACGCGGACTCGTCCCGCCGGGGCTGGTCCGCGTCCCCGACCGCGCGGGGCTGCCGGAGCTGGGCGCGGTCGACTTCGTCCTGGTGCACGGCCGGCGCCGCGCCTCCGCCCAGGACGCCGCGGACGCGCTGGCGACGGCGATCCTGGCGGGCGGGGACCGGTTGCATCGCGGGTGA